The genome window CCGGCGCTCTCATGCAAGAAGTGCCCGTAGGCCTGCGTGATGCCTTGCGTAAGCGAGATGCCAGGCTGCCAGCCCAACCCCTTTATGCGCGACGAGTCCATCAGCTTGCGGGGCGTGCCGTCGGGCTTGCTGGTGTCGTAGACGATGTTGCCTTGATAACCCACCACGCGGGCGACCAACGCTGCCAGGTCGGCAATCGAGATGTCCTGGCCTGCCCCGATGTTGTAGATACCCTCGGCGTCCGGGTGTTCCATCAACATGACGCAGGCCTGGGCCAGATCATCCACGTACAAAAATTCCCGCAGCGGCGAACCTGTGCCCCAGATCGTCACGCTTTCCTGGCCCGACTCGCGGCCTTCGTGAAACTTGCGGATCAGCGCAGGCAGGACGTGGCTGCTTTGCAGATCGTAATTGTCGTGCTGCCCATACAGATTGGTGGGCATGGCGCAGATGAAGCGCGCGCCATACTCACGTTGATAGGCTTCGCACAATTTCAGGCCGGCGATCTTGGCAATGGCATAGGGCTCGTTGGTGGCTTCCAGCGGTCCTGTCAGCAAAGCGTCTTCATGAATGGGCTGCGGGGCTTCGCGAGGGTAGATACATGACGAACCCAGAAACAGCAGCTTGCGCACCCCCGCCTCATAGGCGGCGTGGATGACGTTGCACTGGATCATCAGGTTTCGGTACAGAAAATCGACCGGATGCGTCTGATTGGCCAGAATGCCGCCCACTTTGGCGGCTGCCAGATACACCACGTCGACCGGCGTTTCCGCAAAGAAGCGATGCACCTGGGTCTGGTCCTCCAGGTTGAGCTCCTTGCGGCCACGGGTCAGCACATGGGGGTAGCCACGCCGCTGTAGTTCGCGTGTGATGGCTGCGCCCACCATGCCACGGTGGCCGGCCACAAACACGCGTTGGTCCAGATTCGTCATGTCGGACTACTCCTTGTAGGCGTAGATTTCGTAGCCGTTCTGTTCGACCAGCGCGTCGCGGCGCGCATCCTTCAGGTCACTCTCCACCATTTCCTTGACCAGCTCGGCAAACGTGATGCGTGGCGACCAGCCCAGCTTTTCGCGCGCCTTGGTGGGGTCGCCCAGCAGGGTTTCCACTTCGGTCGGACGGAAGTAGCGCGGATCAACGCGCACGATGACCTGCCCGGGCTTGATGTCGTGCACGGGCGAGAACAAGACGGTGGCAGTTTCTTCCAGCCCTTCGCCTTCCCATGCCAGCAGGATGCCCAGCTCGCGCGCGGCGGTGTTGATGAATTCCCGCACGCTGTATTGCAAGCCGGTCGCGATGACATAGTCTTCAGGCGTATCTTGTTGCAGCATCAGCCACTGCATTTCGACGTAGTCGCGGGCATGTCCCCAATCGCGCAGCGCGGACAGGTTGCCCAGGTACAGGCATTCCTGCAGGCCCAGCACGATGCGCGCCAGGCCGCGGGTGATTTTGCGCGTGACGAAGGTTTCGCCGCGCTTGGGCGATTCATGGTTGAACAAGATGCCGTTGCAGGCATACATGCCATAGGCTTCGCGGTAGTTCACGCTGATCCAATAGGCGTAGAGCTTGGCAGCGGCGTAAGGGCTACGCGGATAGAAGGGGGTGGTTTCCTTCTGCGGCGTTTCTTGCACCAAGCCATACAGCTCGGACGTGGATGCTTGATAGAACCGGGACTTGTTTTCCAGCTTCAGGATGCGGATAGCTTCCAGAAGACGCAGAGTGCCCAAGCCGTCAGCGTTGGCGGTGTACTCGGGTTCTTCAAACGACACGCCCACATGGCTTTGCGCAGCCAGGTTGTAGATCTCGTCGGGCTGAACCGACTGCACGATGCGGATCAGGCTGCAAGAGTCTGTCATGTCGCCATGGTGCAGCACAAAATTGCGGGGCTGGTCGTGCGGGTCCTGGTACAGATGATCAATGCGCGCCGTATTGAACAGCGACGCGCGCCGCTTGATACCGTGAACCTCATAGCCCTTGGCGAGCAGGAACTCCGCCAGGTAGGACCCGTCTTGGCCGGTAACGCCGGTAATCAGTGCCCTTTTTGGCATGGTTGTATCCTTAAGACTTAGTAATTGCACGAAAGGAGCCGATGGCTGATGAACCAATGTGCAATGAGATTACTGTTGCACCAGCCGCTAAGATATCGGCCAAAAGGTCTAAGAGTTCAGCCTGTCGATACGGAAAAAAGGATTGGATTGATTCATCCAATGCACCCAACGCGGTGACCGCCAGCATCGCCACCAAGGCGGGCCGCCGGTTGACCGAGACGTAGATCAGCGCTGTCAGAAACGCATAAGCCGCCAAGTGCAGGCGCTTGTCGCCAAAAGCGTCCGACATGTCGGCGGCCAGACCGGGTAGATTGCCTACGGTCACCAACACCAGAAAGAACAGCCCAGCCGCCGGCAGGCAGATCCGGGCCATACCGGGGCGCCAAAAGGGGACACCCTCGGCGACGGGCGAACGGCGAGGCGGCGTGTCGATGTCAGACCCGGCCATACATGTCCTGGAACCGAACGATGTCGTCCTCGCCCAGATAGGCCCCCGATTGCACTTCGATGATTTCCAGCGGAATCTTTCCGGGATTCTCCAGGCTGTGAATCTCGCCCAGCGGGATGTAGGTCGACTGGTTTTCGGTCAGCAGATATTGCTTGTCGCCGTTGTAGATACGAGCCGTTCCTGATACGACGATCCAATGCTCGGCCCGGTGATGATGCATCTGCGATGACAGGCGCGCCCCGGGCTTTACCGTGATGCGCTTGACCTGGTAGCGCGGGCCTTGACCTACCGAGTCATACGACCCCCAGGGGCGCTGCACTTCGCGATGGTGGTTCAGTTCGGACCGGTGCTGGGTCTTGAAAATTTCGACCAGACGCTTGACGTCCTGTGACCGGGACTTGTGTGCGACCAACACCGCATCCGCGGTTTCGATCACCACAATGTCGTCCAGCCCAACGGATGCAACCAGGCGGCTGGTCGAATGGATCAGGCAATTGCGTGAATCCTCGACCATGACATCGCCGGTGGTCGAATTGCCTTCCTCCGTCTTTTGGGCGATGCCCCAAACGGCGTCCCAGGCCCCGACATCGCTCCAAGATGCCGCCAGCGGAATGACGACGGCGCTGTCGGTGCGTTCCATGATGGCGTAGTCCATCGAATCGCTGGGGCAGGCTTCGAACGCCGGGCCGTCCAGGTGGAACAGCGCGTTCTCGCCATGCCCCGTCGCAACCGCCGCTTGCACCTGTTCCAGCATCTTCGGCGCCAGCCGCGCCATTTCGGACAGGAAGACGGACGCCTGGAACGCGAACATGCCGCTATTCCAGTAGTAGCCGCCATCTTCGATAAACCGCGCGGCGACTTCTGGTGATGGCTTTTCCACAAAGCGGCGCACGCGCCGCGCCGGAGCCATGGCGCCCGGCTCATCCGCCTGGATGTAGCCGTAGCCGCTAAGCGGGGCGGTCGGGGTAATCCCGAAGGTCACCAAGGCGCCCTGGCGCGCGGCGGCATAGGCGTCAGCAAACGCGGTTCTGAGCACCTCGCCATCTTCCAGCACGTGGTCCGACGGCATGATCAGCATGATGGGGTCTTCGCCGTCGCGCATGGCGCGCAGCGTCGCGGCCGCGATTGCCGGCGCCGTATTGCGTGCAAACGGCTCCAGTATCACTTCCACGTCCTTGATCCCTAGTTCCAGCGCCTGCTCGGCGGCGATGTAACGGTGCGACTCGTTGCACACCAGTGCAGGTTGCGCCTGCGCGCCTGCCGACTCCAACCGCAGCAGCGTGTTTTGCAACAAGCTGCGGGAATCAGTCAAACGGATGAACTGCTTGGGCAGCAGCTCACGGGACAGCGGCCACAGGCGCGAGCCCGAACCGCCGCAAAGGATGACGGCTCGATAGGGGGGAGGGGGGTTCGTCATGGCGCTCGCTCCTTGAAGTAGGCCTGGGTGTACGGATGCACGCCGGGATCGGCGGCGATCACTTCCGCGGGCAGCCAGCGATAGCTGTGGTGCTGCGCCTGGGGAAGGCATGCGATATCCAACGACAGGTCGGCCTCGTAGGCGAGGACGACGTAATGGGTGGAGCGTCCGGCTTCACCCGAAAAATTGGTGCCATAGAAGTGTTCGTACACGCCGCGCGGCTGCCAGGCATCCGGGGCGATGGGCAAACCCAGCTCATCCCGGGCAATGCGCTGAAGGGCATTGCGCAAGGTCTCGTTCTTGCGGATGCGTCCACCTGGCACAAACCAGGCGCCCTGGGCGGGAGGATTGGTCCTCAGACCCGTCAGATAGCGCCCAGAGGCGTCGCGCAGCAACAGGTCGATAGAGACCAAGGGCAGCATCTCCACCGCCTGGCGGAAGTCCGCCTGCGCCAGCACGCCGCTATGGACGGGCACGGCTTCCTGCACGGGCCATCCCAAAGGTTTAGTAGACATTGCGGCCCGTCCATCCCGACACGGCCGTGCGGGCGATGATCAGCAGGTCCATCCTGAACGTCCAATGCTGGATGTAGTAGATGTCATGCTCAACGCGATCGCTCATCTTGCGCAGCGTGTCCGTCTGCCCGCGAAATCCATTGACCTGGGCCCACCCGGTAATGCCCGGCTTGACGCGGTGGCGCATCATGTAGCGCTGCACCAGGTCCTTGTACATTTCGTTATGTTCCAGCGCGTGCGGCCGCGGGCCGACTACCGACATATCACCCATCAGTACATTCAGGAACTGCGGCAGCTCATCCAGACTGGTTCGCCGTAGAAAGGCGCCGACGCGGGTGATGCGCCGGTCGTCTCGGGTGGCTTGTGTGACGACGCCATGTTCCTGATGCACGGTCATCGTGCGGAATTTGTAGACATGGAATACCTTGCCGTCCACACCCAGCCTGGGTTGAGTGAAGAAGACGGGCCCGCGCGAGGTCAGCTTGACCAACATGGCCACGGTCAGCATCACGGGCGCCAGCCCTATCAGCGCGCAAAAGGCGAAGCCCCGGTCGAATACTTCCTTGGCCCAGCCGCGCACACCGGCAGCTGGCAGGCTGTTTAGCTGAATAGCCGGCAAACCCAGGAATTCGCCGATGCGATGGCCCAGCAGCTGGATCGACATGACATCCGGTATCCAGCGGATATCCACCAAGTCGTTGCGCAGGTGGTAGAGCACCTCGCGCAGTTCCTGGCCGGCCTCCATCGGAAGCACGATCCAGATCTCGCGCACATTGTGTTCATGCACGAAAGCGTGCAGATTGTTCAGCTCATGCAGTCTGCGCACGTGCGGCGGCAGGCTCTCATGCGGCTCGGCGTAGATGCCAGCGACTTCATACCCAGCGCCCCGGTATTGTTCGACTCGGCGCCATAAGTCGTGGCCCAGCGCGCCAAAGCCCACTAGCAATACATGTTTGCGGTTCAGACCGCGATCACGTGCTGCACCCAATGCCGCATAGACGGCAATGCGCACACCGGCCAGCGTCAACGCCGTCATGCCAAACCAGGTGGCCGCCCACACGCGCGATATCGCGGCGGTCTGATGCATGAGAAAACTGACCAGGATGCCCAAGGCAAAGACCATTGCCCACGCGGCGAGGCTGCGCACAATCAAGTCGGTCAGTAAACGGCCCCGCCAAGATACATACAGGCGGAACGCAGGAAAAATCGCGATGACGCCCAAGCCGCACAGGTAAATCAGGAACAGATGGATTTGGGGGGGGTCCGCCAAAGCCTCGTCCGAGAATTTCAAGCCGGTGGCAGTCAGGCCGCAGGTGATAACGATCGCGGCGTCAACAAAGCGGTACAGATAGTTGTTCCCGCTGAATCTTGCCGACGTGTCCGTTTGAGACGGGTCCATCGCGCACTCCTGTTGGTGGGGAGTCTTGTTGCGGCGAAAAAAACGGTGCAGTGCCGCAAAACATGTGGCTACCGACGAAATCTTATTGAGTGCGAGGCGGACCCGAAACCTCCAAACGATGTAGGAGAAGGCTTAGGACATCCGTCGAATGTGCGGGACTTCGAAAAGAGAGTGGAATGTCGCAACCCGTTACGCATCGGGCTCCTTTCCAAGCAACGAAGTCATTCACAGTGGATTTGCCATGACGACATTTTTCGGAACGTTGAGCCGAGCCATAGCCGCTATCGCGCTCGTGTCCTCGCTGGGCGCTTGCGCCTTATCTCCCGGTATGACCTTTTCCGCGAGCCACCTCGTCGATCCGTTGGATCCGAACTCAGTGGCGACGATTAAGGAAATCACTCCGTCCCTGGTCATGGAAGACCTTCGGAATCGCCAGGCTTTGATTGATAACGATGGTGTGGATCGTCTTGTCGGTACGACCGAACCCTATCGCATTGGGCCAGGAGACATCCTCTCTATCGTGGTGTGGGATCACCCCGAGCTCGTCCTTCCGACGCAAACCTACGCAATTGGTACAGGGGTGACCGAACTAGTCATGGGGGATACCGCCTCGGGCATTCCGGGCTATACGGTTTCATCCACTGGATATATCCAATTTCCCTATACCGGACTGCTGAAAGTGGCGGGGTTGACGGAACTTCAGGCGCGCAATCTCATAGTGAATAGTTCCGGTAAGTACATTCAGGATCCGCAGATCACGGTACGCGTGCTGGGATACCGCAGCAAGCGTGTTTACGTCGAAGGCGAAGTCAAGCTGCCGGGCACAGTCGCGATCAACGATATTCCAATGACCTTGCTTGAAGCGATCAATCGCGCGGGAGGCGTGTTGCCCACCGGTGATCGCAGCGCGGTGTATGTGATTCGTGATGGCCGCCGCACACGGGTCAATCTGCCTGCGCTGATCGAACGTGGACAGGACTTGAATCAGGTCATGTTGAAGTCGGGCGACATCGTTCGCGTGACACCGCGTGACGACAGCAAAGTGTTCGTGATGGGCGAAGTCTATCTGCCCGCCACGGTAGTAATGCGCGACGGACGTATGTCGCTGACCGAGGCGCTGGGCATGGCGGGTGGGCCCAATCAGCTGTCGGCTGATGCGTCCCAAGTGTTTGTTGTCCGCAGCACAGATCAAGCGGTGCCGCTGGTGTTCCATCTGAACTCCAAGTCGCCGCAAGGTCTGGCAGTAGGAGCGAAGTTTGAGTTGGAACCCAAAGACGTCGTGTTCGTGGATACGGCTGCGCTGGTGCGGTGGAACCGCTTTATCAGCAACCTCTTCCCGAGCGCGCAAACAGTACAGACCGTGAAATCGATCAACTAGTCCGCCTTAATCACGCCTTTGGGGACGCTGCCCTGGCAGCGTCCGCTCTTGGAGAGCTGTATGTCGTTGCCTATCGAGTCATTCGAGCCGAACGTCCCGGCCCGCCAGCAGGAAACACCGTTGTCCTCGCACGTAGACGCCATCGTGTCGAACCGGTGGATGATCATGGCCATCACCATGCTGGCCTTGCTGGGCGCGCTTGCCTACGTAATGGTCACGCCGTCGGTCTATTCGGCCGACATCATCGTGCAAGTTGAAGAAGAAATGCCCAACGGGCAGGCTCGAAGCCTGCTTGGGGATGTTTCCGCCATGTTCGACACCAAGGCGGAAACATCGGGCGAAATGGAAGTGCTGCGTTCGCGTATGGTGGTCGGCCCTGCCGTGGATAAATTCCTGTTGTATATCCACGCCAAGCCGCGCTACTTCCCCGTGATTGGGGAATGGCTTGCGCAGCGCTACGAAGCGCTGCCATACCCGTCCAGCCTGCCCCGCGGCGGTTATGCGTGGGGTGGAGAGTCCATCGCGATTTCGCAGCTGGACGTGCCCAATGAATGGCTGGGCAAGCCGTTTCGCGTGACGGCCAAGGGTGAAGGCCGCTACACGCTGACCGACAAGTTCACGGGCGCTACGTTCAATGGCACGGTTGGAAAACCCGAACACTTCCTGCTGCCCGGCGGCGGCGCCATGGATGTGCATATCGACGCCTTGGGCGGACGTCCGGGCACGGAATTCACGGTGTCGCGCAGCTCGCGCCTGGCAGCGATTGAAGACGTGCAGTCACACATGGGCATCTTCGAACGGGGCCGCGCATCAGGCGTGATCGGCGTCACGCTCGAAGGCAATGACCCGGCGCTGACGACCGCCGTGCTGAATCAGATTGGCCAGGAATATGTGCAGCAAAACGTGAACCGGAAATCGGCGCAAGCCGAGAAGTCCTTGGGCTTTCTGGAGCAGCAGCTGCCGATTCTGAAAGGCGAACTGGACGCCGCCGAGACCAAGTACAACGCGCTGCGCAATAAGCGCGGAACGATTGACCTTAGCGAAGAGGCCAAACTGATTCTGGCGCAATCGGTGGACGCGCAAACCAAGGTGATGGAACTGCGCTCCAAGCGTCAGGAACTGATTACCCGTTTTGCGCCGACGCATCCGAGCATCATTGCCATCGATCGGCAGATTGCCTCGTTGTCGGGCGACGTCAGCCGCATCGGCAACAACATCAAGCAACTGCCTGACCTGGAGCAGGATGTGGTGCGCCTGGTGCGTGATGTGCGGGTCAATACCGAGCTGTATACGGGCTTGCTGAACAACGCCCAGCAGTTGCGCCTGATTCGCGCCGGCAAGGTGGGCAACGTGCGCATCCTGGATGCCGCGGTGCAGCCGGACCGCCCCGTGCGCCCCAAGGCCGCGATCATCATCGGCGTGGCGACTGCCATCGGCCTGATCTTCGGCATGTTGTGCGCCTTTGTCCGCAATGCGTTGTTTGGCGGGTTGTCTGAGCCTGAAGACGTGGAGCGCTACACCGGCCTGCCGGTGCTGGCTGCGATTCCCTACAGTGATATTCAGGACAAGCTATGGCGCCGCAGCCGGCGCAAGAACGCCACCGTGCCTGCGCTACTGGCGCAAAGCCAAGGCAATGCGCCACCCATTGAAAGCCTGCGGTCATTCCGCAATGTGCTGCAAGCGTCGTTGCGCCAATCGGCCAACAACATGGTGATGTTTACGGGCCCGGTTGCCGGAGTGGGTAAATCGTTCCTGTCGGCCAACTTCGCGTTCATTCAGGGCGGCGTGGGAAAACGTGTGTTGCTGATCGATGCCGACTTCCGCAAGGGTCAGCTCAATCGCTATTTTGGCGTGCCCAAGGAAGACGGCCTGTTCGAAGTGCTGTCGGGCACGGTTCCGCTGGCCAACGTCAGAAAGCACAGCGTGTCCGAAGGCGTGGACTTCATTGCAACGGGCGCGGTCACCTTTGACCCGTCCGAATTGCTGGCGTCTCCGGTGTTTGGCGCGACGCTGCGTGAGCTGTCTTCGCAGTACGACATGGTGATTCTGGACACAGCGCCTGTGCTGTCGTCGCCGGATGCGGCGCTCGTGGGCACGCACGCCGCGGCGGTCATGGTCGTGGTTCGGTCCGGCATGAATACCGTAGGAGAAATTCGCGAGACGGCCAAGCGGCTGATTCAAGCGGGCGCGCCGGTGGATGGCGTGCTGTTCAACGGCTTGAAACTGATGCCGGAGCGCTTCGGCTTCCGGTCCAAGTACGGCAGTTACCGATACTCCCGTGCAGCGTATTACGGCGATTTCAAACAGAACGGCCCCAAATGACGCCACCCGGAGAAACTGGCATGCACGGAACTTTTGGCTGGGATACCCCGCAAATTCTGGATGCGGTTTTCAAGGCTTATGACATACGCGGCACGGTGCCGGACGAAATTGATGCGCGCTTTGCCCATAGCTTGGGCATGGCCGCAGGCACCCAGGCCCGTCAGCAAGGGGCGCGTTCCATCGTGGTGGGTCGCGATGGCCGCCTGAGCAGTGTGGAACTGGCGGCCGCACTGCAAGCCGGGCTGCGCTCGGCCGGCATGCACGTGATCGACATAGGCATGGCGACGACGCCGATGATGTATTTCGCAGCGCGTCTGTTGGACACGGGTGCTGGCATCGCGGTGACGGGCAGCCACAATCCGCCAGCGCACAACGGCTTCAAGATCGTGTTGGAGGGGGCATCGCGGTACGGAGAAGGCATTACCGCTTTGCGCGATGCCATGCGCCTGCCGATCGAGTCTGCACGCACGGCGGGCGGACGCACGCAGATGCAGATCATGCCCTGCTATTCCGCCCGATTGGTGGGCGACATCAGGATGTCGCGCCCCATGAAGATCGCGATCGATTGCGGCAGCGGCGTGGCGGGCGCGGTGGCCCCGGCACTGTTTCGCGCGCTGGGTTGCGAAGTGACCGAGCTGTTCTGCGAAGTGGATGGATCGTTTCCGGGACATCATCCAGATCCGGCCGATCCGCATAATTTGCAAGATTTGATCTATTGCCTGCGCTATTCCGACTGCGAGGTCGGTTTGGCCTTTGATGGCGACGGGGACCGCCTGGGGGTGGTGACGAAATCGGGTCAGATCATCTGGCCCGACCGTCAACTGATCTTGTTTGCGCGCGACGTACTGGCGCGCAACCCGGGCGCAGAAATCATCTACGACGTGAAATGCAGCCGCCATGTGGCCCGAGCCATTGCCGAGGCCGGGGGTAAACCCACCATGTGGAAAACGGGGCATTCGCTGATCAAAGCCAAGATGCGCGAGACGGGAGCGCTACTTGCTGGAGAGATGAGCGGTCACATTTTCTTCAAAGAGCGCTGGTACGGATTTGACGACGGGATTTATGCGGCCGCCCGGCTGCTGGAAATTCTATCGGCAGCTCCGGACCCTTCGGGATTGCTGGAAAGCTTGCCGCAATCTTGCTCAACACCCGAAATCAAGCTGGAAACCGCCGAAGGCGAACATTTCGCCCTGGTCCAGATGCTGCGCGAGCAGGGGCAGTTCCCTGACGCGCTGTCCATCAACGACCTGGATGGTATGCGGGTGGACTATGCCGACGGCTTTGGCCTGGCGCGTCCATCCAACACCACGCCGACGGTGGTATTGCGTTTTGAAGGAGACACCGTGGCCGCGTTGGCCCGTATCGAGGAGGACTTCCGCAATGCGTTCCGGCGTATTGCACCTCACGTTCGTTTACCGTTCTAGGAGCATCACGCGATGGGTAAGGCCAACTTTGCTATTGAGGCGTTAAGGGCGAATTCCGGTCTGGCGGACAGTCTTGAGTGGCTGGCGTTTGCGCAAGCTGCCAAAGCCGCCGATGTGGATGCCGGTACGTTGAAAGTGATCGAAGCGGCGGGTTTGTGCGTCGACCTGACGATGCAGCGACAGTCTGCCGCGCTGGACGCCGCCGCCCTGAATCTGTTGCAGGCGCGCGGGCTGGCCGATGCACGGCACGCCCTGTTTTCTGGTGACGCGGTTAACTGGACCGAAGGCAAACCGGCGTGGCATACCGCCTTGCGCGCTGGGCGGACCCGCGAGCAGCCCGATGGGCAGGATGCGGACTCCGTCTGCGAGTATTCGCGCATGACCGACTTTGTTCGGCGTGTGGACCAGACGGCGGATTTCTCTACCGTGCTGCACATAGGCATCGGTGGCAGTGACTGGGGCCCCAGGCTTGCGATTCAAGCTTTCGGCGGCCCGTCGCAACGTCGCCAGATCCGCTTCGTATCCAATATTGATGGCCATGCCTTTCACGACGCCGTGGCGGGGCTGGACCCGCGCCGTTGCCTGGTGGTCGTGTCGTCCAAGTCCTTTACCACGGCCGAGACCCTGCACAATGCGCGCGCGGCCATCGCGTGGCTTAAGCAGGGCGGCGTGACGGACGTGTCTGAACATCTGGCCGCGGTGACGGCAAATGTGTCCGCAGCCCGCGCGCTGGGCGTGCCGGACAGCCAGGTATTCAAGATGTGCGATTGGGTGGGCGGGCGTTATTCGGTCTGGTCGGTTGCCGGGCTGTCGATCGCGCTGACAGTGGGCGCCGATGTGCTGATTGGAATGCGGGCCGGCGCCGAGGCCATGGACCAGCATTTTCAGCAAGCGCCGTTTGCGGCAAATGCGCCGATCCAGCTGGCATTGGCGGGTCTCGTCAATTGCAGTGTGCTGGGAAGCAATTCCTTGAACATCGCGGCCTACAGCGCGCGCTTATTGCATTTGGTGACCTACTTGCAGCAGCTGGAGATGGAATCGCTGGGCAAGCGGGTGGCAGGCGATGGCGCGGCGGTGGGCGTGCCTACGGCGCCCATCATCTGGGGCATGCCGGGCACGGACGGCCAACACACCTTCTTCCAGTGGCTGCATCAAAGTGAAGACGGCGCGCCGGTGGATTTCATCGCCAGTTTGCAGGGTCATACCGACAGCCCGGACGCGCACCGCATGCTGCTGGCCAATTGCCTGGCACAGCGTCAAGCCTTGTTGCGCGGCAAAAGCCTGGAGCAAGCGCTGCTGGACGTGGCGCATATTGATGACCAGGAACGCGCACTGAGTCTGGCGCAGCACATGGTTCATCCGGGCGGGCGGCCGTCCACGCTCATCGTCTTGCGCCAGCTGGACCCGCGCGGCCTGGGCGCTTTGCTGGCGCTGTATGAACACAAAGTGTTTGTGCAAAGCGTGGTCTGGGGGATCAACCCCTTTGACCAGTGGGGCGTCGAATTGGGTAAACGCCTGGCGACTGGCATTGAACGCGAATTGGCGGTGCCCGTGTCGGCCGGGGTGGTTGACTGGGGGCACGATGCTTCCACATCGTATTGGATCGACCGCTACCGCGGCCATGCTCAGGCGCCACGTTCGCGCCATGCGTGGGTGCCGGGCATGGCAGCGCATCTGTAGCGGAGGCGGGTATGGCAGACATGCAAGTGCTGGTCACTGGCGGTGCGGGCTATATCGGCACGCACACGCTGGTGGCGATGCTGGCGGCGGGCCAGCGGCCGCTGGTGTTGGATAACTTCAGCAATGGCTGCCGCGAGGCCGTCCGCCGTGTGGAACGGCTGTGTGGTGTGCCAATACCGCTGATCGAAGGCGATATCCGCACGCCCGGCTTGGCCGAATCGGTGCTGGCCGATTCGGCGGCCCGCGGCGCGCCGATAGACGCGGTGCTGCACCTTGCGGGCTGCAAAGCCGTGGGCGAGTCGGTGGCGGACCCCTTGAAGTACTACGACAACAATGTCACGGGCTCCATGGTATTGCTGCAAGCCATGCGCTATGCGGGTGTAGGGCGGCTGGTGTTCAGCTCGTCGGCCACGGTGTATGGCGAACCGCGCTACCTGCCCTTTACCGAGGCGCATCCGCTGGCGCCGGCCAATCCGTATGGGCGCACCAAATTGATGGTGGAAGACATGCTGCGTGATGTTTGCGCGGCGGACCCGGCATTCAGTGCGGTGGTCTTGCGCTATTTCAATCCGATCGGCGCGCACCCCAGCGGGCAGATCGGCGAAAGCCCGCGAGACATTCCTAACAACCTGTTCCCCTTCATCACGCAGGTCGCCGTGGGCCGCCAGCCCTTCCTGCGGTTGTTCGGCGACGACTACGACACGGCCGACGGCACCGGCGTGCGCGATTACCTGCATGTGATGGACCTGGCGCAGGGGCATGTGCTGGCCTTGTCCTATGCTGCGGATCATCCCGGCTTTGTGGCGGTGAACCTGGGCACGGGGCAGGGTACCAGCGTGCTGGAATTGGTGCAGGCGTTTGAGGGAGCCAGCGGCTGCCAGATCCCGGTACGCAGGCTGGCCCGGCGTCCGGGCGATGTCGCAAGCACCTGGGCCGACCCGGCCTTGGCAGCGTCGTTGCTGGGCTGGCGCAGTACCCTGGACGTGGCCGCGATGTGCGCCGATGGCTGGCGCTGGCAGCAGGGCAATCCGCAGGGCTACGAAGCTGACGAGGCAAGCCAGGCCGCCGCATAACCCCAATGCCGTGTCGGAAG of Achromobacter seleniivolatilans contains these proteins:
- a CDS encoding mannose-1-phosphate guanylyltransferase/mannose-6-phosphate isomerase is translated as MTNPPPPYRAVILCGGSGSRLWPLSRELLPKQFIRLTDSRSLLQNTLLRLESAGAQAQPALVCNESHRYIAAEQALELGIKDVEVILEPFARNTAPAIAAATLRAMRDGEDPIMLIMPSDHVLEDGEVLRTAFADAYAAARQGALVTFGITPTAPLSGYGYIQADEPGAMAPARRVRRFVEKPSPEVAARFIEDGGYYWNSGMFAFQASVFLSEMARLAPKMLEQVQAAVATGHGENALFHLDGPAFEACPSDSMDYAIMERTDSAVVIPLAASWSDVGAWDAVWGIAQKTEEGNSTTGDVMVEDSRNCLIHSTSRLVASVGLDDIVVIETADAVLVAHKSRSQDVKRLVEIFKTQHRSELNHHREVQRPWGSYDSVGQGPRYQVKRITVKPGARLSSQMHHHRAEHWIVVSGTARIYNGDKQYLLTENQSTYIPLGEIHSLENPGKIPLEIIEVQSGAYLGEDDIVRFQDMYGRV
- a CDS encoding GDP-L-fucose synthase family protein, giving the protein MTNLDQRVFVAGHRGMVGAAITRELQRRGYPHVLTRGRKELNLEDQTQVHRFFAETPVDVVYLAAAKVGGILANQTHPVDFLYRNLMIQCNVIHAAYEAGVRKLLFLGSSCIYPREAPQPIHEDALLTGPLEATNEPYAIAKIAGLKLCEAYQREYGARFICAMPTNLYGQHDNYDLQSSHVLPALIRKFHEGRESGQESVTIWGTGSPLREFLYVDDLAQACVMLMEHPDAEGIYNIGAGQDISIADLAALVARVVGYQGNIVYDTSKPDGTPRKLMDSSRIKGLGWQPGISLTQGITQAYGHFLHESAGHTTDRTQQALPVA
- a CDS encoding GDP-mannose mannosyl hydrolase, giving the protein MLAQADFRQAVEMLPLVSIDLLLRDASGRYLTGLRTNPPAQGAWFVPGGRIRKNETLRNALQRIARDELGLPIAPDAWQPRGVYEHFYGTNFSGEAGRSTHYVVLAYEADLSLDIACLPQAQHHSYRWLPAEVIAADPGVHPYTQAYFKERAP
- a CDS encoding undecaprenyl-phosphate glucose phosphotransferase; this translates as MDPSQTDTSARFSGNNYLYRFVDAAIVITCGLTATGLKFSDEALADPPQIHLFLIYLCGLGVIAIFPAFRLYVSWRGRLLTDLIVRSLAAWAMVFALGILVSFLMHQTAAISRVWAATWFGMTALTLAGVRIAVYAALGAARDRGLNRKHVLLVGFGALGHDLWRRVEQYRGAGYEVAGIYAEPHESLPPHVRRLHELNNLHAFVHEHNVREIWIVLPMEAGQELREVLYHLRNDLVDIRWIPDVMSIQLLGHRIGEFLGLPAIQLNSLPAAGVRGWAKEVFDRGFAFCALIGLAPVMLTVAMLVKLTSRGPVFFTQPRLGVDGKVFHVYKFRTMTVHQEHGVVTQATRDDRRITRVGAFLRRTSLDELPQFLNVLMGDMSVVGPRPHALEHNEMYKDLVQRYMMRHRVKPGITGWAQVNGFRGQTDTLRKMSDRVEHDIYYIQHWTFRMDLLIIARTAVSGWTGRNVY
- a CDS encoding VanZ family protein, with amino-acid sequence MARICLPAAGLFFLVLVTVGNLPGLAADMSDAFGDKRLHLAAYAFLTALIYVSVNRRPALVAMLAVTALGALDESIQSFFPYRQAELLDLLADILAAGATVISLHIGSSAIGSFRAITKS
- the gmd gene encoding GDP-mannose 4,6-dehydratase, producing MPKRALITGVTGQDGSYLAEFLLAKGYEVHGIKRRASLFNTARIDHLYQDPHDQPRNFVLHHGDMTDSCSLIRIVQSVQPDEIYNLAAQSHVGVSFEEPEYTANADGLGTLRLLEAIRILKLENKSRFYQASTSELYGLVQETPQKETTPFYPRSPYAAAKLYAYWISVNYREAYGMYACNGILFNHESPKRGETFVTRKITRGLARIVLGLQECLYLGNLSALRDWGHARDYVEMQWLMLQQDTPEDYVIATGLQYSVREFINTAARELGILLAWEGEGLEETATVLFSPVHDIKPGQVIVRVDPRYFRPTEVETLLGDPTKAREKLGWSPRITFAELVKEMVESDLKDARRDALVEQNGYEIYAYKE